The genome window CCTCTCAGCTATCCCATTCGACTAGGGTGAATATGGTAGTGTAACTTCATGGATAATTTCATGCTCAATACAAAATCAAGAGGATTCATTTGAGATATACTCTCCTCCACAATTATCACGTAAATCGCTTAATTTTCCTCTCAAGTTGGTTCTCAACCTCAAccttataaattttaaagtaaTCTAGAGCTTCATCTTTTGTTTTCAGTAAATAAACATAGTAATAGCGTGTTGCATCATCAATTAAGgtcataaaatatatcttgtCTCCTTTAGTCAACAATCCATTCATCTCACACAAATTAGAATGAATAAGATCTAgtggtgccaaatttctctttTCCTCTAATCCTTTAAAAagtttttgaggttgtttagctTGAACACATGATTAGCACTTTGATCCTTTGACAAtatcaaatttcaaaattaacTCTAATATGGATATTCGAACAATGGTGCCAAAACCAATATGATAGAAACGAGAGTTCCAAGAGCTGACCTCACAAATATTATTCATAGATGCAACATTCAAATTATAATTGGACTCAATAGTACTTAGGTGAAACAAGCCTCTGCTCTCATAGTTTTTACTATCAAAATTCCTGAATTTAGATATTACaactttattggactcgaacACTAACTTATAACCATCCTGTCAAAGTAAAGAACCACTAATAAAGTTCCTGTTTATTATTGGAGCATGCTGCACGTTCTTCAAATGGACAATCTTCCCTAAATTGAGCTTCAGTTCGACAGTACCAACACCAAGAATAGAAGTAGCAGATCCGTTTCCCACCAGGACGGAGGAAGACCACGCTCCCTGGTAAGAGAAAAACAAGGAAATATCAAAAAACACATGTATATTGGCACCAATATCAACTCATTGACCTGTTGATTGTGATATAAAAATACAACTGGTAGATTACCATACCCATAAGATTTGGTCTCATTGCCGCTGTTGTCAATGTAACATTCACAACCTTCTTGTTTAGATacccatcttctctagttttaCTGTTAGTGGTTTTCTTTGTCTTTCCACCATCCTGCAACTTGCCCTTGTTCTTGTCGTACAATTTTTTCTCTATGCTGTTTGCATTAGCACCATTTTCCGCTACTGCGGATGTACTCGGCATGTCCTTTGCTCTTGCCTTTTCCTCCACATCGAGGACTATAATCAAATCCTCGGTGGAGATCTCTTCCCTCTTGTGTTTCAGGCTAGTGGCAAAATCCCTCCATGATGCAGGAAGTTTGGCAATAATGCTCGCTGCCACAAACCTATCAGGCAGGACACAACCCAATCTTATGATCTCTCCAAATAAAAGTTGCATCTCATGGCTTGTGCAACTATCGACTTCGCAACATCCATGTTGTAGTCATAGAATTGCTCACAGGTACAAAGCAAGCGACTAGATTCAGAGACCGTAAATTTGCGCCCAAGTGCATCTCACAATTCTATGGGGTTTGTGTAATTCATATATACATCATACAACTGATATGATAATAAGGTCAAGATGCAACCCAAAGGTGGCGTTTTGATCAACCGTGAGTGGCATCTGCGGATGGATTACCCTCCACAGTCCCAACGACATGAGCCAAAACTTGACTCTAGTTTATCATCTACGGAAGTTCATGCCATCAGCAAACCTCTCAGGTTTCATTGCATCCGAAGCACCAGCCATTGCTGAATAAGAATTGACGCAATAAGATTTCTGAATTGTTGGTAACATGTGCAAAATTCTATTACCAGATTCTACAGAGATGCACATTTCACAAACTATATCAGATGAACAAACTTCTAACCCAAGCAACAAGCAACAATACCAAAATTCCATTAGGGTCACTAAGAACTCACAATCGGGTTTGATGAAGGGATGCATTTGACGATGTGTCAATTCGCATCTGTGCAGATCGTAGATGAAGCAGCACAGAGCAGTTACGTAGATACgctgcccagaaaccttattgccaTCTCTTATGCGGGCTTCATGACAAGATACCGCTCACTCTCCACCCTTGTGCACGCCAAGGAGAAGGGCCAATGAGATCTGGCAGCGTAACACACAAAAACAGTGATTTGGATGGATAGAGGAAGAAAATATGGAGCAGAAAGTTGTGCCCCTGAAAGCCTGAAGGTCTCCAGGATTTATATGGAATTGACTGTCCTCTTGTAGCCATTTCCTCTCATAAATCATCCACTAATTTGCAGCCTCTCATAACTGATCAATTAGAGAGCAACAAAAGAGACTTGCTATTTTGTGCTACAACACCACCCCACGATCGCGCGTCGCAAGCCACGCGGATTTTCACAAAGTTTGAATATAGCAAAGCTAATTCTTTCTTTCTCATTTCTCTATTTTAAAAAGAGGAGAGAACTCTACTATTTAAATTAATCTACATATCTTGTCTTGATAATATGAGACTAAACTTTCTAACTTTGCATTTTGGTGAATGGGCCATATATGGGCCACATTCCAACTGGCGTCAGCTCGCCACGCGCTTCTGTTGTGCCGGTTTGCACCTTTTGGCTCTGGAGGCGCACCTAGGGGAGGCTATGCTCAGGCTGTCGCATTCGCACAGCTTGCGCTACATGGTGACCCTGATAGCAGTGATAATTCAGCAAACAAACAACGCTAGCACTCGGTACTTTCCGCGGGCCATAAAAGATGCAGCTTCTTTTGGCGGGCGAGTGCCTTCTCGTGGACCTGCTATTTTATTGCCGAAGAATGGCCGATTTGCCGAAATTATATAGTGGATTGGTGCTGCGAAACCTTCCCTCTTGGTCGTCCACAAGGCTCGTTTGGTTTGGATATGCATGGTACTAGTGCGGCAGCTTTGGAGCCACGGTCATGGCGGCCTTCGTGGTTCGCGCGCCTCGCGCTGTTGTTATGGAGCGCGAGTGCAGCACCCAGCATCCAGGTGACTGATTGCTGATTGCTTCCCATTGTCACCGGAACTGGCACCCTGGGCGAACGTTGCCCAGAATAATTCTGCACCTAGAGAATGTGACCGGAAAATCCTCGCgaaaagagagaaataaataaaagttgataaaataggACAAGCACTTCACTGAAGATTTTGAAGTGCAAAAAGAGGCACCGTATTTCTCTGTGTTGAGTGTGTTGATGGCTCGGCATCAAATAAATTGCAGACGGCAGAGTACTTTGGGCAGCCTTCTCGGTCTGCCGCGGTGGTGCCTCCCCCGGTCAGGGCCTTGGATGTGCTTGCGAGTTTTCAGACCGAATCAATTCGTTCACACGCATCGAACGAACGAATTCAATGGGCGCAATGCACACTTACCTTGCAGGAGCGGAGTCACTCGGTCAGTGATCCCGGTGAAAGGGACATGCGCGTGCGGAGGCTGTAACCAAGGGAGGCCGAATAATAGCCTAACCCAAGGCAAGGCTTTTAGAGCAAAGGAAAACGACGACGCGCAGCGAGAAAGTGGGTTCGCGTAGCGGTTCGTCGGGAGCGAGAGGAGTCGGAGGACTCGTGGTTCAAGAGTAGCACAGTAAGAGTATCACTAATAGTGGACATAACTGCTAATCTTTTAGATGagagagtatattttttaatatcgtAACTAACGTAATTTACTGTACCTTACGGAGAAGAGAAGTAAGCAAGTACTGGCTTTAAAGAGAAGAGTTATTACTTGCAAGTCCTTCCGGTATATTTTTTCTCTGtaagatataaaaaattatgaaggtCAAAAACCATATAAACTTTAAGAAATTTTCTCAGAgttaaaatctataactattagaGGTGCGTAAAGTTCAACAGCTTGGAGCTTGCTAGGTGCTAGGCTGCTAGTGATATTCTCGTGGAAAAGGTTGCTAAGGGGCAGTGGGCGCGACCTGGCACACCTGCAGACCTATCCAACTTGAGATTTTCCCGGATTTACCAACCCGGGGCACTCGCCGTTGTTCATTCTCCGGATTATACGTTGGCCCTTGCATGGGATGGTTCATCGGAGAAATTTCAGCGTCAGTGGCTAAAAGCCTAAAACGAGGGGTAGGCACGACAGCTTGCTTGTGTTATCGTGTACGGAAGCTAGTGGCTACACATAACGAAGAAGCGGAACAATGCCCACAACTTTGCTTCGCTTTTCCATGTTGGAATGGAAACCGAACGTCCAAATTTAGTGATATAGTTTTACTATAGTATTAATATACAGTGAATTTAGCATAGTATTTCATAAGCAGGAATCATAATAGTATTGTACTgtaaattactgttcatcacaTCACAAAAAACTGTTACTTTCGCTGTTCATCCATGACTTTCTTTCCTCGAGGAGCGGGTTACCGAAAAGGCACATTTGGGCTGCACCGGACCTCAGCAGAGGCGTACCGGGGGAGGTGAAATGCATTAATTTGCTCGCTGGCAGCGTCGAGTCCCGCGGAAATGGATATTGCTGGATTCCATCAAATCTGAACGATGCCGCCTAGCTGCCAAACACCGATGTACCAAGAAACCGGTCATTTTTGCGGCGACCCGTGAGGCAGTACGTGCACTGTTAAGGTGAATAATCGACCGCACACACATTCACATGCTTTGTCTTTCTTGGCGCGGACGACTCCATCTCCATGCGGTTCCTGACTGTTTTGGGCTGGAAATTGGAGAAGGCGTTGCCCGGGGAAGGTGACTTGTCCATAATAAACCTCGCTCACTTTCTACGACAACCATTAACTGTTTCACACGGCATCCCACgcaggagatttttttttacccaAATATGTCACGTTTACCAGATGTACCTGTGGATctggtagatttttttttaccatggttatcattattttatttaaattttatttgaattttgttttaattttatcCACTGTATCTAATATATCTGATGAATTATGTTTATTGGTGTCCTCTGTTAAATTTATCATGTAATGTTAGTCCTCCGGTTCCAAAGCGAAGTGTAACGTCttcaaattttcaaaattttgaagatcATTATTCTCCGAGGCCTGCTCTCTCTTTGGGCCGATCTCCCTTTCTCTCCCGGCCTCTTTCCTTCTTCCCCGTGTTGGCCCGTCTCCCTCTCTTTCTGACCCgcgcctcctctccctccttccctGGCTCAGCTCAGTCATGCTCATCTCCTCCGTCCTCTCTCGCGCGCACAACAACCGTGCTCTTCTCCACACTACCCGTCGAGTGCTGAGCACGCGCCGCACCTGGTCCTTACTCACCTTTGCTGCTCCACGCCCGCTGTCCCCCACCGCAATTGCAGCTGAGTCGGCGGCTTTGCTGACCCAGGCACACGCGCACCAACACGCCACAGCGCCACGCCACGACGGCCCTTACTCCCTAATGCACCGTCCCCTACCACCGCTTCGGCCACCCCCGCTTACAAAAGGCCCCGCTGCACCTTGCCACCCTGGCTTCCCCAAGCAAGTAGCCACCCCTCCTTAGTTTTCTCTCTCCCCGTTGAGACAAGCTCTCCCCTTCTCCCTTAATCTTGCCCTCCGTCACAAATCCATCGCCGTTGAGCAACCCGGAGCACCCCAGCCACCTCTTCTACCCTCTCCCCTCCTCCGTCCTCCACCGAGCTCCCGAACCTTGCCAATGGCGGCTCGCCGCCACCCTACCTCCGCCCCTCTCACGCTCGGAAACCTTGCATAATGGAACCCTCATGtccgcctcttcctcctcgtcgccaCGGGCCGGTGACCGAGCGACGGTGCCACCTAGTACCCATTAAAGCCGGGGCACCGTTTCCCCCTCGGGCCGGCACTGGGCCGCACGGCCTAGTGGCTTGCAGAGCCCAACAGTGCCATCCCATTGGCCCATCTACGTAGTTCCAACCCATTCGCACAGCACACATCCCAAATGAACAATATCGTCACAAtaactcttttctttttctcaaaattaattTCAGAAGTCTGTTTCTCCTCCATTTCAACTCTCATTTTAATGATTCTTTCGCcaatatttatctaaattcaaGCTCTATCCATTCtcattagtttcataatttttggagtttatttttgtttatatgtatttattttgtttgttgtGTACCACGTTTTAGAAACCGGAGCAttcgaggaggagaaggagctgGGAACACATGACTTCAAGCAGGACTCTCTCGAAGAATTCAATGAAGTCAAGTCTAAATCCGTTTTCCCTCGTTGATTATGTTGAACCTAGATTTTACCACCATAACATATAGTAGCtatttttcatcaaataattGTATAAAGTATTACTTAATCATATAATTTTATCTGTTAGTCTAGTTATATTCTATTGTAGATTAGCCATTCTGATTGCTATCAACCTGAATGTAATTTTGATAACCATAGAATTATCTTCTCAATAATATTTATTACACTATGATAGATCACTTGTTAGTAGTATGCTTAGGACTATGTACTACATGTTCTTTCATGATTTGCCATACTAGTTCTATGAACTGTGTGAAAATTATGATGCTTTGTTAATATTTGGGTTTCGGGATGAGAAGAAGTAACAagtagttaaaaaaaaacagaacaaGTTAAAGCTGAGACAAATTAGGGTTTCCACTGAAAATGCCTTTGGATTTTAAGTGCTACATGTGTGGCAGATTTAACGCGAAGATGTTTGCCTTGGCTCGATTAAAGACCGAGTTGGTGTGATATCTTACATAGTCTTCATATTATAACCACTCAACCCTATATACGATAAGACTTAGTCTAAATCTCACCAGTTAGTCTACTGGTCGTCCGAAGGCAGGAGTATAACATGAGACCATGGAGCAGGAGTAAGTAGGTGCAGTTTTATCGACCTGGTTAGAGGTCTAATATAGGTCAAGAACTCCTGGATAGCTCCTGTAGACGTCTAGTGGGATAATGCTGAGGTGGGTAATAGCTTTGTTGAGTCGCGCTGCCACAACGGATGAGCTATGATTTGATCACAACAACTAGTATGAGTTACGTGCGTTTTATTAGAGTGAGTGAACAAGGTGTGCctgtttttgaaaataggtcTGATAGTAAGTCATGGGTTGCTATGGATAAAATATTCGACAACATTAAAATTTAGACATGGTTACCTTCCACCAAGTCCGAATGCATCCTTCATTTGACAATGATGATATGATTTTTCCACCAAACCACTCTTATAAAAATAAACCCTTATATGTATAAACTTAGTATTTCTGCAAAATTAAACTTATAGCCATATTTTTATCAACACTGTATGTATATTTATATCTTTTGATGTAGGACAAAGGTTGTGACTTATTGAGTATGTTAGTACTCA of Phragmites australis chromosome 3, lpPhrAust1.1, whole genome shotgun sequence contains these proteins:
- the LOC133910487 gene encoding uncharacterized protein LOC133910487, with the protein product MAGASDAMKPERFVAASIIAKLPASWRDFATSLKHKREEISTEDLIIVLDVEEKARAKDMPSTSAVAENGANANSIEKKLYDKNKGKLQDGGKTKKTTNSKTREDGYLNKKVVNVTLTTAAMRPNLMGMGAWSSSVLVGNGSATSILGVGTVELKLNLGKIVHLKNVQHAPIINRNFISGSLL